Proteins encoded within one genomic window of Companilactobacillus sp.:
- the rpmI gene encoding 50S ribosomal protein L35, producing MPKQKTHRASAKRFKKTASGEWKRSHAYTSHRFHGKTKKQRRQLAKSGLVSSSDMKRIKQMLATY from the coding sequence ATGCCTAAACAAAAAACACACCGCGCATCAGCAAAGAGATTTAAGAAGACAGCATCTGGTGAGTGGAAGAGAAGCCATGCTTATACAAGTCACCGTTTCCACGGAAAGACAAAGAAGCAACGTCGTCAATTGGCAAAATCAGGTTTAGTTTCATCAAGTGATATGAAACGAATCAAACAAATGTTAGCAACATACTAA
- a CDS encoding YhbY family RNA-binding protein: protein MIIKGKQNRYLRSQAQTMKPVVQVGRDGISDNLLKQILQLLNKDELIKVTLLQNTMVGSEQLVAALNEIDGGVAHVQTIGSKVILYKKSSKIKNRKYSLELEKI, encoded by the coding sequence ATGATTATTAAAGGTAAACAAAATCGTTATTTGCGTAGCCAAGCTCAAACAATGAAACCTGTTGTTCAAGTTGGGCGTGACGGAATTAGCGACAATTTATTAAAGCAGATTTTACAATTGCTTAATAAGGATGAATTGATTAAAGTAACATTATTACAAAATACTATGGTTGGTTCTGAACAATTAGTCGCAGCATTGAATGAAATCGATGGTGGCGTTGCACATGTTCAGACAATCGGTTCAAAGGTGATCTTGTACAAAAAGTCATCTAAGATCAAGAATCGCAAATATTCTTTAGAACTTGAAAAAATTTAG
- the rsfS gene encoding ribosome silencing factor, producing the protein MNSKEIMEVAVKAADSKHANDIEVLDISKVSIMTDYFVIMDANSQRQVDAIVQEILDKAGENNIEIGHVEGKRDSDWILIDLHDVVVHVFTTEQREFYNLEKLWSDAPSVDISKLVTVNDL; encoded by the coding sequence TTGAATTCAAAAGAAATTATGGAAGTTGCAGTTAAAGCTGCAGACAGTAAGCATGCAAACGATATTGAAGTTCTCGATATCAGCAAGGTAAGTATCATGACTGATTACTTTGTCATTATGGATGCAAATTCACAACGACAAGTTGATGCTATTGTTCAAGAGATCTTGGACAAAGCCGGCGAGAACAATATTGAAATTGGACATGTTGAAGGTAAAAGAGATTCAGATTGGATCTTGATCGATTTACATGACGTGGTAGTTCATGTCTTTACAACTGAACAACGTGAATTTTACAACCTAGAAAAGTTATGGTCAGATGCACCATCAGTCGATATTTCAAAATTGGTGACTGTAAATGATCTATAA
- the thrS gene encoding threonine--tRNA ligase, with product MSEIKLTFPDGTVKEFDQGTTTLDVAKSISTSLGKNAIAGKLNGTLVDLERPIKQDGKIEIITGKDDEDSLKVLRNTASLIFSAAAKEFKADLHFGEKHSNDDGFYVDTDDKEQITVDELPKIEETMNKIIKNNDKVERTLMDKSELVEMFKDDPYKSSLLGAIDAVQVPVYKLDNFIDFGYDAVLPNVKNLKHYKLLSVAGAYWQGKSSNPMLQRIYGTSFFKQEDLDADMKRRAEIKERDHRTIGRELDLFFVDPEVGAGLPYWMPNGATIRRVIERYIIDKEVAWGYQHVYTPVLMNLNAYKTSGHWEHYREDMFPPMDMGDGEMLELRPMNCPSHIQIYKHHTRSYRELPVRIAELGMMHRYEKSGALSGLQRVREMTLNDGHTFVALDQIQEEFKRTLQLMVEVYKDFDITDYSFRLSYRDPANTEKYFDDDEMWNKSQSMLKAAMDDLGLDYYEAEGEAAFYGPKLDVQTKTALGNDETLSTIQLDFMQPEKFKLTYVGADGEDHRPVMIHRGIVSTMERFIAYLIEIYKGAFPTWLAPTQVRIIPVNKKYHENYAQNLLAELRRKNIRAVIDDRDEKMGYKIRDAQTMKIPYTAVVGDDEMADATVSVRKYGEEKSESEYVAMFVDSVAADIANFSRTGEAK from the coding sequence ATGTCAGAAATCAAATTAACATTCCCAGATGGAACAGTTAAGGAGTTTGATCAAGGCACAACTACTTTAGATGTTGCTAAGTCGATCAGTACATCACTTGGTAAAAATGCTATCGCTGGTAAACTAAACGGTACATTAGTTGACTTGGAAAGACCTATTAAACAAGATGGAAAGATTGAAATTATTACTGGTAAAGACGATGAAGATAGTCTAAAAGTATTGAGAAATACTGCTAGTTTAATTTTCAGTGCTGCTGCTAAAGAGTTTAAGGCAGATCTTCATTTTGGCGAAAAGCATTCTAACGATGATGGCTTTTATGTTGATACTGATGACAAGGAACAAATCACAGTTGACGAGTTACCTAAGATCGAAGAGACAATGAACAAGATCATCAAGAACAATGACAAAGTTGAAAGAACCTTGATGGACAAGTCAGAATTAGTTGAAATGTTCAAAGATGACCCATACAAGTCATCATTACTTGGTGCAATCGATGCTGTCCAAGTTCCTGTTTATAAACTAGATAACTTTATCGACTTTGGTTACGATGCAGTGCTTCCTAACGTTAAGAATTTGAAACACTACAAATTGCTATCCGTTGCTGGTGCTTACTGGCAAGGTAAGTCAAGTAACCCAATGCTTCAAAGAATTTATGGTACATCATTCTTCAAACAAGAAGATCTTGATGCAGATATGAAACGTCGTGCAGAAATCAAGGAACGTGACCATAGAACAATTGGTCGTGAACTTGACTTGTTCTTCGTTGACCCAGAAGTTGGTGCAGGTCTTCCATATTGGATGCCAAATGGTGCAACTATTCGTCGTGTAATTGAAAGATATATCATTGATAAGGAAGTTGCTTGGGGATATCAACACGTATATACACCAGTTTTGATGAACTTGAATGCTTACAAGACTTCAGGTCACTGGGAACATTATCGTGAAGACATGTTTCCACCAATGGACATGGGTGACGGCGAGATGCTTGAACTTCGTCCAATGAACTGTCCTTCACATATTCAAATTTACAAGCACCACACACGTTCATATCGTGAATTACCAGTTCGTATCGCTGAATTAGGTATGATGCACAGATACGAAAAATCAGGTGCTTTAAGTGGTCTACAACGTGTACGTGAAATGACATTGAACGATGGTCACACATTTGTTGCACTTGACCAAATCCAAGAAGAATTCAAACGTACGCTTCAATTGATGGTTGAAGTATACAAAGACTTCGATATCACAGACTACTCATTCAGACTTAGTTATCGTGATCCAGCTAACACTGAAAAATACTTTGATGATGATGAAATGTGGAACAAATCACAATCAATGCTTAAAGCTGCTATGGATGATCTTGGCTTGGATTACTACGAAGCAGAGGGTGAAGCTGCATTCTATGGTCCAAAACTTGATGTTCAAACAAAGACAGCACTAGGTAATGATGAAACATTATCAACAATTCAACTAGACTTCATGCAACCAGAGAAGTTTAAGTTGACATATGTTGGTGCTGATGGTGAAGACCACCGTCCAGTTATGATTCACCGTGGTATTGTTTCAACAATGGAAAGATTTATCGCTTACTTGATCGAAATTTACAAGGGTGCATTCCCAACATGGCTAGCTCCTACACAAGTAAGAATTATTCCAGTTAACAAGAAGTACCACGAAAACTATGCTCAAAACTTGCTAGCAGAATTACGTCGCAAGAATATTCGTGCAGTGATCGATGATCGTGACGAAAAGATGGGTTACAAGATCCGTGATGCACAAACAATGAAGATTCCATATACAGCTGTGGTAGGTGACGATGAAATGGCAGACGCAACCGTATCAGTTAGAAAATATGGTGAAGAGAAGTCAGAGTCAGAATATGTTGCAATGTTCGTTGATTCTGTGGCTGCAGATATCGCAAACTTCAGTCGTACAGGTGAAGCTAAATAA
- the rplT gene encoding 50S ribosomal protein L20 has translation MPRVKGGTVTRKRRKKVLKLAKGYRGSKHITFKAAHTQIMVSYRYAFRDRRQRKRDFRKLWIARINAAARMNEISYSKLMHGLKLANVDINRKMLAQLAIEDPKAFTSLADTAKKALA, from the coding sequence ATGCCACGTGTAAAAGGTGGAACAGTAACTCGCAAGCGTCGTAAAAAGGTTTTAAAATTAGCTAAAGGATATCGTGGTTCAAAACATATCACTTTTAAAGCAGCTCATACACAAATCATGGTTTCATACCGTTATGCATTCCGTGATCGTCGTCAAAGAAAGCGTGATTTCCGTAAGTTATGGATCGCAAGAATCAACGCTGCTGCAAGAATGAACGAAATCAGTTACAGCAAATTGATGCATGGTTTGAAATTAGCAAATGTTGACATCAACCGTAAGATGTTAGCTCAATTAGCTATTGAAGATCCAAAAGCATTTACAAGTTTAGCAGATACAGCTAAGAAAGCTTTAGCTTAA
- the yqeH gene encoding ribosome biogenesis GTPase YqeH, which produces MTESNEELFCIGCGAKLQTTDKDLPGYVQQSTLDKYLEDDSKELFCKRCFRLRNYNEITDVNIDDDEFLKLLDSISSKKGLIVSVVDIFDYEGSVIPGLQRFVGDKNILVVGNKVDLLPHSVNQNKLLNWLQQKSKENGIKSVDQIMVSAEKGTNIDKLMRLIEKYRDGQDVYVVGTTNTGKSTLINKIISENSDVKNLITTSRFPGTTLDKIDIPLDDGHFLIDTPGIIHKYQLAHYLDEKELKAITPKKPLRPATFQLRDGQTIFVAGLARFDFLDEKTNVVFYVNQGLVLHRTKTVNADEFYQKHLGELLNPPYDVSEFPKLKKEEFTSHKKSDIVIYGLGWVVIPANCKVRVYVPEGVSVSMRDAII; this is translated from the coding sequence ATGACAGAAAGTAATGAAGAATTATTTTGTATCGGCTGCGGGGCAAAACTTCAGACAACTGATAAAGATTTACCCGGCTACGTGCAACAATCAACGTTAGATAAATATTTGGAGGATGATTCCAAAGAATTATTTTGTAAACGTTGCTTCAGATTGAGAAATTACAACGAGATCACAGATGTTAATATTGATGACGACGAATTTTTGAAATTATTGGATTCGATTTCTAGCAAAAAAGGTTTAATTGTCAGCGTAGTTGATATTTTTGACTATGAAGGTAGTGTTATTCCCGGACTTCAGAGGTTCGTTGGTGATAAGAACATTCTAGTTGTTGGTAATAAAGTCGATTTATTGCCACATTCAGTTAATCAAAATAAACTACTGAATTGGCTTCAACAAAAGAGTAAGGAAAATGGTATCAAATCAGTTGATCAGATCATGGTTTCAGCTGAAAAAGGGACCAACATTGATAAGTTAATGCGTTTGATCGAAAAATATCGTGACGGTCAAGATGTATATGTAGTCGGAACTACAAATACTGGAAAATCAACTTTGATCAACAAGATCATCAGTGAAAATTCTGACGTCAAAAATTTGATCACCACATCGCGTTTTCCAGGAACAACCTTAGATAAAATCGATATCCCGCTGGATGACGGACATTTCCTAATTGATACACCAGGTATTATTCATAAATATCAACTTGCTCATTACTTAGATGAAAAAGAACTCAAGGCAATCACTCCTAAAAAGCCTTTGCGTCCAGCAACTTTTCAACTTCGTGATGGTCAAACGATATTTGTGGCAGGATTGGCTCGTTTCGATTTCTTAGATGAAAAAACTAACGTTGTATTCTATGTCAATCAAGGTTTAGTATTGCATCGAACAAAGACGGTTAATGCTGACGAATTTTATCAAAAACACTTGGGTGAATTGTTGAATCCGCCTTATGATGTCAGTGAATTTCCTAAACTAAAAAAAGAAGAGTTTACGTCACATAAGAAGTCAGATATCGTCATTTACGGGTTGGGATGGGTAGTTATCCCAGCTAACTGTAAAGTACGCGTTTATGTACCAGAAGGAGTTAGCGTCTCAATGAGAGATGCAATCATTTAA
- a CDS encoding nicotinate-nucleotide adenylyltransferase, giving the protein MRTNKQILTQVKPEIRSTQPKRHVGILGGTFNPIHTGHLVIAEQVFQQLHLNKVLFLPDNIPPHRGVQKTKPIGGNERIEMIKLAIEDNLHFDLDLTDVNRGGVSYTYETVKILKQLNPNTEFYFIIGGDMVENLPKWSHIDELVQMIHFVGVCRKGFEKSSKYPILWVNTPELEISSSMIRESVREGRSIKYLVPERVEDYILDKGLYR; this is encoded by the coding sequence ATGAGAACAAATAAGCAAATTTTAACTCAAGTCAAACCAGAAATAAGGTCAACTCAGCCAAAGAGACACGTTGGTATCTTGGGAGGTACTTTTAATCCCATACATACTGGTCATTTGGTGATTGCTGAACAAGTTTTTCAACAGTTGCATTTAAATAAAGTGTTATTTTTACCTGACAATATTCCACCTCATCGTGGCGTCCAAAAGACTAAACCAATCGGTGGTAACGAACGAATTGAAATGATCAAATTAGCGATTGAAGATAATTTGCATTTTGATTTGGATTTAACCGATGTTAATCGTGGTGGAGTCAGTTATACGTATGAGACTGTCAAAATTTTGAAGCAACTAAACCCTAACACGGAGTTTTACTTTATTATTGGTGGAGACATGGTCGAAAATTTGCCAAAATGGTCTCACATTGATGAATTGGTCCAAATGATCCACTTTGTTGGAGTTTGTCGAAAAGGTTTTGAAAAAAGTTCTAAATATCCTATACTTTGGGTAAATACTCCTGAACTAGAAATTAGTTCAAGTATGATCAGAGAATCAGTTAGAGAGGGTAGATCAATTAAATATTTGGTCCCCGAACGAGTTGAAGACTACATTTTGGATAAGGGGCTTTACCGATGA
- the yqeK gene encoding bis(5'-nucleosyl)-tetraphosphatase (symmetrical) YqeK — protein sequence MTDFNYDKIVPGFDREAVVNRMKTQLSDFRFGHCLRVEKEARGLAAENDLDVERAGLAGLLHDYAKERSDDEFIDVIKRKNLNKELLNYGNAIWHGIVGAEIIKDELNVYDEDVLNAIRRHTVGSTTMTGTDKCTFIADFIEPARDFTGIDEAREYADKSLDAGVAFELKHSVQHLINKNRQIYPATFASYNYWINKGEL from the coding sequence ATGACAGACTTTAATTATGATAAGATCGTACCAGGATTTGATCGCGAAGCTGTGGTCAATCGCATGAAGACGCAATTAAGCGACTTTCGTTTCGGTCATTGTCTGCGTGTTGAAAAAGAGGCACGTGGATTGGCTGCGGAAAATGATTTAGACGTTGAGCGTGCGGGCTTAGCTGGTCTTCTGCATGATTATGCAAAAGAAAGATCAGATGATGAGTTCATTGATGTTATCAAACGTAAGAATTTGAACAAAGAGTTATTAAATTATGGAAATGCAATTTGGCACGGAATCGTAGGTGCCGAAATTATTAAAGATGAACTAAATGTTTATGATGAAGATGTCTTAAATGCCATCAGAAGACATACTGTTGGTTCCACAACAATGACTGGAACTGATAAATGTACTTTTATCGCCGATTTTATTGAACCAGCGCGAGACTTTACTGGCATCGATGAAGCACGAGAATATGCCGACAAATCTTTAGACGCAGGTGTTGCTTTTGAATTAAAGCATTCAGTTCAACATTTGATCAATAAAAATAGACAGATTTATCCAGCAACTTTTGCAAGCTACAACTACTGGATAAATAAGGGAGAATTATAA
- a CDS encoding YqeG family HAD IIIA-type phosphatase, translating to MFKPNIMLNKITDIDVEDLKEKNITTIMTDLDNTILPWNSSEYSLSLRKWLNIMKKANIEVLVVSNNSYKRIEKAVSDLQIGIVARAKKPLPFEIIKYLKENQIDRNSVLFVGDQVLTDVLAGSLSGVATVLVKPIVDTDAKKTRVNRFFERPILKYLQHKDKNLYWKDSLNDRK from the coding sequence ATGTTTAAACCTAATATTATGTTAAATAAGATCACTGACATTGATGTTGAAGATCTAAAAGAGAAAAATATTACTACTATTATGACGGACCTGGATAATACTATCCTGCCTTGGAATAGTAGTGAATATAGCTTGTCATTGAGAAAATGGCTTAATATAATGAAAAAGGCAAATATTGAAGTTTTAGTCGTATCAAACAATAGCTACAAGCGAATTGAAAAAGCAGTCAGCGACTTACAAATCGGAATTGTTGCTCGTGCTAAGAAGCCACTGCCTTTTGAAATTATCAAATATCTTAAAGAGAATCAGATTGACCGTAATTCAGTTTTATTTGTTGGCGATCAAGTTTTGACTGATGTACTTGCTGGTTCATTATCAGGAGTAGCAACAGTATTAGTTAAACCAATCGTTGATACAGATGCCAAAAAGACTCGTGTAAATCGATTTTTTGAACGACCAATTTTGAAATATCTACAACATAAAGACAAAAACTTATACTGGAAGGATTCATTAAATGACAGAAAGTAA
- the infC gene encoding translation initiation factor IF-3, which yields MARDLLVNDQIRAKEVRLITENGDQVGVKPKAEAQRLADAANMDLVLMSPGAKPPVARIMDYGKYKFELQKKNREARKKQKVVSIKEVRLSPTIEENDFNTKLNNARKFLSKGDKVKVSLRFKGRAITHKEIGKEVLDRVADKTKDIANVTTKPKMDGRSMFLMLDPISNDKKKK from the coding sequence ATAGCAAGAGATTTATTAGTAAACGATCAAATTCGTGCAAAAGAAGTTCGATTGATTACAGAAAATGGTGATCAAGTTGGTGTTAAACCTAAGGCAGAAGCACAACGTCTAGCAGACGCAGCTAATATGGACTTAGTTCTAATGTCACCTGGAGCAAAGCCTCCAGTAGCAAGAATCATGGACTACGGTAAATATAAGTTTGAACTTCAAAAGAAAAATCGTGAAGCTCGTAAAAAGCAAAAGGTCGTCAGCATCAAGGAAGTTAGACTTAGTCCAACTATTGAGGAAAACGACTTTAACACAAAGCTTAACAATGCCCGTAAGTTCCTGAGCAAGGGCGATAAGGTCAAAGTTTCTCTTCGCTTTAAGGGTAGAGCTATTACTCATAAAGAGATAGGAAAAGAAGTTTTAGATCGAGTAGCTGACAAGACAAAAGATATTGCCAATGTCACTACAAAACCTAAGATGGATGGCCGAAGCATGTTCTTAATGCTTGATCCAATTAGTAACGATAAAAAGAAAAAATAG
- the dnaI gene encoding primosomal protein DnaI has protein sequence MEKFSDALAAGLKNYRFSNADYQKLMNEALQDPDVESFLVQNQDQISQEGIDVSAAAIYEFYNQKKNGSEYTKNYDPKLIVSNHKIEVAYVPNQRKIASDNRKNYESGFALLDIAPDVRNASLNDYDGAGRQEAFAAAINFIDKYDPNGKFVPGLYLAGDFGVGKTYLLGAIANELYAQGVKSMMVHFPSFANDIKKGIRDNSVGDRVDRVKDTQILMIDDIGADSMSAWMRDEIFGVILQYRMQENLPTFFSSNFSMKELETYLADTTGGDHEPVKAARIMERVKYLSREVIVTGPNRRPKG, from the coding sequence ATGGAAAAATTTAGCGATGCTTTAGCGGCAGGCTTGAAGAATTATCGTTTCAGCAATGCTGATTATCAAAAATTGATGAATGAAGCACTACAGGATCCCGATGTAGAAAGCTTTTTGGTACAAAACCAAGATCAAATCAGTCAAGAAGGAATCGACGTTTCAGCGGCCGCAATATACGAATTTTATAATCAAAAAAAGAACGGCAGCGAATATACTAAAAATTATGATCCCAAGCTAATTGTCAGCAATCACAAAATTGAAGTGGCTTACGTTCCTAACCAACGTAAGATTGCAAGTGACAACCGCAAGAATTATGAGTCAGGATTTGCCTTGCTGGATATTGCTCCCGATGTCAGAAATGCCAGTCTAAATGATTATGATGGTGCAGGCAGACAAGAAGCCTTTGCTGCAGCAATCAATTTTATCGACAAATACGACCCAAACGGTAAGTTTGTTCCAGGTCTATATTTAGCAGGCGACTTCGGAGTCGGGAAAACTTATTTATTAGGCGCCATCGCTAATGAATTATATGCTCAAGGCGTAAAATCAATGATGGTGCATTTCCCAAGTTTTGCTAACGACATTAAAAAGGGGATTCGCGATAATTCGGTTGGTGATCGTGTCGACCGAGTTAAAGATACTCAGATCTTAATGATCGATGATATTGGTGCAGATTCAATGTCAGCTTGGATGCGTGACGAAATCTTTGGAGTGATCCTGCAATATCGGATGCAAGAAAATTTACCAACCTTTTTCTCATCTAATTTTTCAATGAAAGAATTGGAAACTTATTTGGCGGATACGACCGGTGGAGACCATGAGCCCGTTAAGGCTGCCAGAATTATGGAGCGTGTTAAATATCTATCTCGTGAAGTGATCGTGACTGGGCCAAATCGTCGCCCTAAGGGGTAA
- a CDS encoding HAD family hydrolase — protein MIKLIATDIDGTFFDDEHQYNHERFNKQLEMLHEKGVKFAIASGNYLGHLQRVVQYSPVDAFVSENGAHIMVGDKEVFAAYLKPDVVNEIIDSLDYLGDNLKSYIVSGEKATYVDKQYESVLNKYYIHNYKLVDDVKAVQDDIFKVNISLNNDKLSEVEQYLNKRFSDDIHATASGFGSIDVISKGINKSFGLQQLTKYYSIDLKDVVAFGDNSNDDEMLQESGLSFAMKNAKESTKEAADKITEFDNNHEGVLNQIDELFGWDTK, from the coding sequence ATGATTAAATTAATCGCCACAGATATTGATGGCACATTTTTTGATGATGAGCATCAATACAACCATGAAAGATTCAATAAACAATTAGAGATGCTCCATGAAAAGGGAGTTAAGTTTGCAATTGCCAGCGGTAATTATTTAGGCCATCTACAAAGAGTGGTTCAATATTCGCCAGTTGATGCGTTTGTATCTGAAAATGGCGCCCACATCATGGTCGGCGACAAAGAAGTATTTGCTGCTTATTTAAAACCTGATGTCGTGAATGAAATAATTGACAGTCTAGATTATTTAGGTGACAATTTAAAATCCTATATTGTATCAGGCGAAAAAGCCACTTACGTTGATAAACAATATGAGTCGGTCTTGAACAAATACTACATTCACAATTACAAGTTAGTTGATGATGTAAAAGCTGTTCAAGATGATATCTTTAAAGTGAATATTAGTTTGAATAATGATAAACTTTCAGAAGTCGAGCAATATTTGAACAAGCGTTTTAGTGACGACATTCATGCAACGGCTAGTGGATTTGGAAGCATTGATGTTATCTCCAAGGGAATCAACAAGAGTTTTGGTCTCCAACAATTAACCAAATATTATAGTATAGATTTAAAAGATGTCGTTGCATTCGGCGATAACAGCAATGATGATGAAATGTTACAGGAATCCGGTCTAAGTTTTGCAATGAAGAATGCTAAGGAATCAACTAAAGAAGCTGCGGATAAGATCACAGAATTCGACAACAATCACGAAGGTGTACTTAACCAAATAGATGAATTGTTTGGATGGGATACTAAATAA